A genomic segment from Gopherus evgoodei ecotype Sinaloan lineage chromosome 6, rGopEvg1_v1.p, whole genome shotgun sequence encodes:
- the FANCG gene encoding Fanconi anemia group G protein isoform X2 — MDSSWGLSPSPCWVRQGRAGWSLASLTVSLNSELNFIASRQAGRSSGPGRAAQQAARRCRLAFDSLLRKIQGLPAALPSLSLELTVLYNSLLFAVSESDGLVEGEAERINHGLIRVLEACGVSGQDLSTEELWQKVLQDVTTEELCAPLHRLGALQGAVWLAANCLGSVTGLFRLLSDTKDPLPSAHGGENELLALLKAWSVPVEGDTSPLVVQSTKDLKEILWTSAAFLQGLQGLEAGNLPTALSLLQAATSGFCSKRVLAQIYTSIGCCTQQMGKPQTALQHLKRALQVDFQCLSALSQAALVYRQLGETDAELEALALLYKALETPAQETVSIDPCFLIRTELLVHTPALASLFSRSHPSEVKYLLAQRCLQAGRVAEAVEHYLDLLALLQEGPQHQVPLHGRSALPRIPEVFLEAASALEQLGRHQDAIAVCEEIISRTDDLIPETLRIELDSSAGGEAPGRAGSPSPGIPPQQRESLRCIVWRAAAYLHQGWAWTRLGESKEAITRFTRCLNVLLRVQLVSAASIHSSEEMAEALPEAKVLQKIRLLALLGRGSQFQELGRDKEALMNFQHSLQVCPGDPAATSHLLRTLWKLNRRQEAAALWQKLHADAAPADGQQEAPGRPYPLYLVSCLKQVNLPHDESLARSLQDYLRTSGQDP; from the exons CTCCCGCCAG GCCGGCCGCTCCTCGGGCCCGGGCCGCGCGGCGCAGCAGGCGGCGCGGCGCTGCCGACTCGCCTTCGACTCGCTGCTGCGCAAGATCCAAG GGCTGCCGGCTGCTCTCCCCAGCCTTTCTCTGGAGCTTACTGTTCTCTACAACTCCCTGCTCTTTGCTGTTAGTGAGTCGGATGGCCTCGTCGAGGGAGAAGCAGAAAGAATCAACCATGGGCTCATTAGGG TGCTGGAGGCTTGCGGGGTGTCTGGGCAGGATCTCAGCACTGAGGAGCTCTGGCAGAAAGTGCTGCAGGATGTGACCACGGAAGAGCTGTGTGCACCTCTGCATCGACTAGGTGCTCTGCAGGGGGCGGTATGGCTGGCAGCAAACTGCCTGGGGAGCGTCACTGGTCTCTTCCGGCTCCTGAGTGACACCAAG GACCCTCTGCCTTCTGCCCATGGGGGTGAGAATGAGCTCCTTGCACTTCTCAAGGCATGGAGTGTGCCTGTTGAGGGAGACACGTCGCCCCTCGTGGTGCAGAGCACCAAGGACTTGAAAGAGATACTGTGGACCTCGGCTGCCTTCCTCCAAG GtttgcagggcctggaggctgGAAATCTCCCCACAgctctctccctgctccaggcagccACATCTGGGTTCTGCTCCAAGAGGGTCCTGGCCCAGATCTACACCTCCATCGGCTGCTGCACTCAGCAAATG ggcAAGCCTCAGACGGCTCTTCAGCACTTGAAGCGGGCGTTGCAGGTGGATTTCCAGTGCCTCTCTGCCCTGTCCCAGGCGGCGCTGGTGTACCGCCAGCTGGGGGAGACGGACGCAGAGTTGGAGGCCCTGGCTCTGCTGTACAAG GCTCTGGAAACCCCTGCTCAGGAGACTGTCTCCATCGATCCTTGCTTTCTAATCCGAACGGAGCTCCTTGTTCACACCCCGGCCCTGGCATCCCTGTTCAGCCGCAGCCACCCATCGGAAGTGAAGTACCTGCTGGCGCAGCGATGCCTCCAGGCTGGCAG GGTGGCTGAGGCAGTGGAGCATTACCTGgatcttctggctctgctgcaggaggggccgcAGCACCAG gtgcccctgcaCGGCAGGTCAGCTCTGCCCAGGATCCCGGAGGTGTTCCTGGAAGCTGCGTCTGCCCTCGAGCAGCTTGGGAGGCACCAGGACGCCATAGCTGTGTGTGAGGAGATCATCAGTCGAACAGATGACCTGATCCCAGAGACGCTGCGGATCGAATTGGACTCCAGTGCTGGAGGGGAGGCGCCAGGTAGGGCAGGCTCCCCTTCACCTGGCATCCCGCCCCAGCAGAGAGAGAGCCTGCGCTGCATCGTGTGGAGGGCGGCTGCGTATCTGCACCAGGGCTGGGCTTGGACCAGGCTGGGGGAGAGCAAGGAAGCCATAACACGGTTTACCAG GTGCCTTAATGTCCTCCTGAGAGTCCAGCTCGTGAGCGCAG CCAGCATCCATAGCAGTGAGGAGATGGCAGAGGCCCTGCCAGAGGCAAAGGTGCTCCAGAAGATCAGGTTGCTGGCTCTCCTCGGACGAGGCTCCCAGTTCCAGGAGCTGGGTCGGGACAAAGAAGCTTTGATGAATTTCCAGCACAGTTTGCAAGTTTGCCCAG GTgaccctgctgccacctctcacctgCTGCGAACTTTATGGAAGCTGAACCGAAGgcaggaagctgctgctctctggcagaAGTTGCACGCGGATGCTGCCCCGGCAGACGGACAGCAGGAAGCACCGGGGAG GCCCTACCCATTGTACCTGGTGTCATGTCTAAAGCAGGTGAACCTCCCACACGACGAATCTCTTGCTAGGAGTCTGCAGGACTATCtgaggaccagtggccaggatccttAG
- the FANCG gene encoding Fanconi anemia group G protein isoform X1, translating to MDSSWGLSPSPCWVRQGRAGWSLASLTVSLNSELNFIASRQAGRSSGPGRAAQQAARRCRLAFDSLLRKIQGLPAALPSLSLELTVLYNSLLFAVSESDGLVEGEAERINHGLIRVLEACGVSGQDLSTEELWQKVLQDVTTEELCAPLHRLGALQGAVWLAANCLGSVTGLFRLLSDTKDPLPSAHGGENELLALLKAWSVPVEGDTSPLVVQSTKDLKEILWTSAAFLQGLQGLEAGNLPTALSLLQAATSGFCSKRVLAQIYTSIGCCTQQMGKPQTALQHLKRALQVDFQCLSALSQAALVYRQLGETDAELEALALLYKALETPAQETVSIDPCFLIRTELLVHTPALASLFSRSHPSEVKYLLAQRCLQAGRVAEAVEHYLDLLALLQEGPQHQVPLHGRSALPRIPEVFLEAASALEQLGRHQDAIAVCEEIISRTDDLIPETLRIELDSSAGGEAPGRAGSPSPGIPPQQRESLRCIVWRAAAYLHQGWAWTRLGESKEAITRFTRCLNVLLRVQLVSAASIHSSEEMAEALPEAKVLQKIRLLALLGRGSQFQELGRDKEALMNFQHSLQVCPGDPAATSHLLRTLWKLNRRQEAAALWQKLHADAAPADGQQEAPGRCVRCLVAAAITRPRHELQSCQVEALPIVPGVMSKAGEPPTRRISC from the exons CTCCCGCCAG GCCGGCCGCTCCTCGGGCCCGGGCCGCGCGGCGCAGCAGGCGGCGCGGCGCTGCCGACTCGCCTTCGACTCGCTGCTGCGCAAGATCCAAG GGCTGCCGGCTGCTCTCCCCAGCCTTTCTCTGGAGCTTACTGTTCTCTACAACTCCCTGCTCTTTGCTGTTAGTGAGTCGGATGGCCTCGTCGAGGGAGAAGCAGAAAGAATCAACCATGGGCTCATTAGGG TGCTGGAGGCTTGCGGGGTGTCTGGGCAGGATCTCAGCACTGAGGAGCTCTGGCAGAAAGTGCTGCAGGATGTGACCACGGAAGAGCTGTGTGCACCTCTGCATCGACTAGGTGCTCTGCAGGGGGCGGTATGGCTGGCAGCAAACTGCCTGGGGAGCGTCACTGGTCTCTTCCGGCTCCTGAGTGACACCAAG GACCCTCTGCCTTCTGCCCATGGGGGTGAGAATGAGCTCCTTGCACTTCTCAAGGCATGGAGTGTGCCTGTTGAGGGAGACACGTCGCCCCTCGTGGTGCAGAGCACCAAGGACTTGAAAGAGATACTGTGGACCTCGGCTGCCTTCCTCCAAG GtttgcagggcctggaggctgGAAATCTCCCCACAgctctctccctgctccaggcagccACATCTGGGTTCTGCTCCAAGAGGGTCCTGGCCCAGATCTACACCTCCATCGGCTGCTGCACTCAGCAAATG ggcAAGCCTCAGACGGCTCTTCAGCACTTGAAGCGGGCGTTGCAGGTGGATTTCCAGTGCCTCTCTGCCCTGTCCCAGGCGGCGCTGGTGTACCGCCAGCTGGGGGAGACGGACGCAGAGTTGGAGGCCCTGGCTCTGCTGTACAAG GCTCTGGAAACCCCTGCTCAGGAGACTGTCTCCATCGATCCTTGCTTTCTAATCCGAACGGAGCTCCTTGTTCACACCCCGGCCCTGGCATCCCTGTTCAGCCGCAGCCACCCATCGGAAGTGAAGTACCTGCTGGCGCAGCGATGCCTCCAGGCTGGCAG GGTGGCTGAGGCAGTGGAGCATTACCTGgatcttctggctctgctgcaggaggggccgcAGCACCAG gtgcccctgcaCGGCAGGTCAGCTCTGCCCAGGATCCCGGAGGTGTTCCTGGAAGCTGCGTCTGCCCTCGAGCAGCTTGGGAGGCACCAGGACGCCATAGCTGTGTGTGAGGAGATCATCAGTCGAACAGATGACCTGATCCCAGAGACGCTGCGGATCGAATTGGACTCCAGTGCTGGAGGGGAGGCGCCAGGTAGGGCAGGCTCCCCTTCACCTGGCATCCCGCCCCAGCAGAGAGAGAGCCTGCGCTGCATCGTGTGGAGGGCGGCTGCGTATCTGCACCAGGGCTGGGCTTGGACCAGGCTGGGGGAGAGCAAGGAAGCCATAACACGGTTTACCAG GTGCCTTAATGTCCTCCTGAGAGTCCAGCTCGTGAGCGCAG CCAGCATCCATAGCAGTGAGGAGATGGCAGAGGCCCTGCCAGAGGCAAAGGTGCTCCAGAAGATCAGGTTGCTGGCTCTCCTCGGACGAGGCTCCCAGTTCCAGGAGCTGGGTCGGGACAAAGAAGCTTTGATGAATTTCCAGCACAGTTTGCAAGTTTGCCCAG GTgaccctgctgccacctctcacctgCTGCGAACTTTATGGAAGCTGAACCGAAGgcaggaagctgctgctctctggcagaAGTTGCACGCGGATGCTGCCCCGGCAGACGGACAGCAGGAAGCACCGGGGAGGTGTGTAAGGTGCTTGGTGGCTGCGGCTATTACTAGGCCTAGGCACGAGCTCCAGAGCTGCCAGGTTGAG GCCCTACCCATTGTACCTGGTGTCATGTCTAAAGCAGGTGAACCTCCCACACGACGAATCTCTTGCTAG
- the FANCG gene encoding Fanconi anemia group G protein isoform X3 yields MDSSWGLSPSPCWVRQGRAGWSLASLTVSLNSELNFIASRQAGRSSGPGRAAQQAARRCRLAFDSLLRKIQGLPAALPSLSLELTVLYNSLLFAVSESDGLVEGEAERINHGLIRVLEACGVSGQDLSTEELWQKVLQDVTTEELCAPLHRLGALQGAVWLAANCLGSVTGLFRLLSDTKDPLPSAHGGENELLALLKAWSVPVEGDTSPLVVQSTKDLKEILWTSAAFLQGLQGLEAGNLPTALSLLQAATSGFCSKRVLAQIYTSIGCCTQQMGKPQTALQHLKRALQVDFQCLSALSQAALVYRQLGETDAELEALALLYKALETPAQETVSIDPCFLIRTELLVHTPALASLFSRSHPSEVKYLLAQRCLQAGRVAEAVEHYLDLLALLQEGPQHQVPLHGRSALPRIPEVFLEAASALEQLGRHQDAIAVCEEIISRTDDLIPETLRIELDSSAGGEAPGRAGSPSPGIPPQQRESLRCIVWRAAAYLHQGWAWTRLGESKEAITRFTRCLNVLLRVQLVSAASIAVRRWQRPCQRQRCSRRSGCWLSSDEAPSSRSWVGTKKL; encoded by the exons CTCCCGCCAG GCCGGCCGCTCCTCGGGCCCGGGCCGCGCGGCGCAGCAGGCGGCGCGGCGCTGCCGACTCGCCTTCGACTCGCTGCTGCGCAAGATCCAAG GGCTGCCGGCTGCTCTCCCCAGCCTTTCTCTGGAGCTTACTGTTCTCTACAACTCCCTGCTCTTTGCTGTTAGTGAGTCGGATGGCCTCGTCGAGGGAGAAGCAGAAAGAATCAACCATGGGCTCATTAGGG TGCTGGAGGCTTGCGGGGTGTCTGGGCAGGATCTCAGCACTGAGGAGCTCTGGCAGAAAGTGCTGCAGGATGTGACCACGGAAGAGCTGTGTGCACCTCTGCATCGACTAGGTGCTCTGCAGGGGGCGGTATGGCTGGCAGCAAACTGCCTGGGGAGCGTCACTGGTCTCTTCCGGCTCCTGAGTGACACCAAG GACCCTCTGCCTTCTGCCCATGGGGGTGAGAATGAGCTCCTTGCACTTCTCAAGGCATGGAGTGTGCCTGTTGAGGGAGACACGTCGCCCCTCGTGGTGCAGAGCACCAAGGACTTGAAAGAGATACTGTGGACCTCGGCTGCCTTCCTCCAAG GtttgcagggcctggaggctgGAAATCTCCCCACAgctctctccctgctccaggcagccACATCTGGGTTCTGCTCCAAGAGGGTCCTGGCCCAGATCTACACCTCCATCGGCTGCTGCACTCAGCAAATG ggcAAGCCTCAGACGGCTCTTCAGCACTTGAAGCGGGCGTTGCAGGTGGATTTCCAGTGCCTCTCTGCCCTGTCCCAGGCGGCGCTGGTGTACCGCCAGCTGGGGGAGACGGACGCAGAGTTGGAGGCCCTGGCTCTGCTGTACAAG GCTCTGGAAACCCCTGCTCAGGAGACTGTCTCCATCGATCCTTGCTTTCTAATCCGAACGGAGCTCCTTGTTCACACCCCGGCCCTGGCATCCCTGTTCAGCCGCAGCCACCCATCGGAAGTGAAGTACCTGCTGGCGCAGCGATGCCTCCAGGCTGGCAG GGTGGCTGAGGCAGTGGAGCATTACCTGgatcttctggctctgctgcaggaggggccgcAGCACCAG gtgcccctgcaCGGCAGGTCAGCTCTGCCCAGGATCCCGGAGGTGTTCCTGGAAGCTGCGTCTGCCCTCGAGCAGCTTGGGAGGCACCAGGACGCCATAGCTGTGTGTGAGGAGATCATCAGTCGAACAGATGACCTGATCCCAGAGACGCTGCGGATCGAATTGGACTCCAGTGCTGGAGGGGAGGCGCCAGGTAGGGCAGGCTCCCCTTCACCTGGCATCCCGCCCCAGCAGAGAGAGAGCCTGCGCTGCATCGTGTGGAGGGCGGCTGCGTATCTGCACCAGGGCTGGGCTTGGACCAGGCTGGGGGAGAGCAAGGAAGCCATAACACGGTTTACCAG GTGCCTTAATGTCCTCCTGAGAGTCCAGCTCGTGAGCGCAG CATCCATAGCAGTGAGGAGATGGCAGAGGCCCTGCCAGAGGCAAAGGTGCTCCAGAAGATCAGGTTGCTGGCTCTCCTCGGACGAGGCTCCCAGTTCCAGGAGCTGGGTCGGGACAAAGAAGCTTTGA
- the FANCG gene encoding Fanconi anemia group G protein isoform X4 — translation MDSSWGLSPSPCWVRQGRAGWSLASLTVSLNSELNFIASRQAGRSSGPGRAAQQAARRCRLAFDSLLRKIQGLPAALPSLSLELTVLYNSLLFAVSESDGLVEGEAERINHGLIRVLEACGVSGQDLSTEELWQKVLQDVTTEELCAPLHRLGALQGAVWLAANCLGSVTGLFRLLSDTKDPLPSAHGGENELLALLKAWSVPVEGDTSPLVVQSTKDLKEILWTSAAFLQGLQGLEAGNLPTALSLLQAATSGFCSKRVLAQIYTSIGCCTQQMGKPQTALQHLKRALQVDFQCLSALSQAALVYRQLGETDAELEALALLYKALETPAQETVSIDPCFLIRTELLVHTPALASLFSRSHPSEVKYLLAQRCLQAGRVAEAVEHYLDLLALLQEGPQHQVPLHGRSALPRIPEVFLEAASALEQLGRHQDAIAVCEEIISRTDDLIPETLRIELDSSAGGEAPGRAGSPSPGIPPQQRESLRCIVWRAAAYLHQGWAWTRLGESKEAITRFTRCLNVLLRVQLVSAAPIPLQ, via the exons CTCCCGCCAG GCCGGCCGCTCCTCGGGCCCGGGCCGCGCGGCGCAGCAGGCGGCGCGGCGCTGCCGACTCGCCTTCGACTCGCTGCTGCGCAAGATCCAAG GGCTGCCGGCTGCTCTCCCCAGCCTTTCTCTGGAGCTTACTGTTCTCTACAACTCCCTGCTCTTTGCTGTTAGTGAGTCGGATGGCCTCGTCGAGGGAGAAGCAGAAAGAATCAACCATGGGCTCATTAGGG TGCTGGAGGCTTGCGGGGTGTCTGGGCAGGATCTCAGCACTGAGGAGCTCTGGCAGAAAGTGCTGCAGGATGTGACCACGGAAGAGCTGTGTGCACCTCTGCATCGACTAGGTGCTCTGCAGGGGGCGGTATGGCTGGCAGCAAACTGCCTGGGGAGCGTCACTGGTCTCTTCCGGCTCCTGAGTGACACCAAG GACCCTCTGCCTTCTGCCCATGGGGGTGAGAATGAGCTCCTTGCACTTCTCAAGGCATGGAGTGTGCCTGTTGAGGGAGACACGTCGCCCCTCGTGGTGCAGAGCACCAAGGACTTGAAAGAGATACTGTGGACCTCGGCTGCCTTCCTCCAAG GtttgcagggcctggaggctgGAAATCTCCCCACAgctctctccctgctccaggcagccACATCTGGGTTCTGCTCCAAGAGGGTCCTGGCCCAGATCTACACCTCCATCGGCTGCTGCACTCAGCAAATG ggcAAGCCTCAGACGGCTCTTCAGCACTTGAAGCGGGCGTTGCAGGTGGATTTCCAGTGCCTCTCTGCCCTGTCCCAGGCGGCGCTGGTGTACCGCCAGCTGGGGGAGACGGACGCAGAGTTGGAGGCCCTGGCTCTGCTGTACAAG GCTCTGGAAACCCCTGCTCAGGAGACTGTCTCCATCGATCCTTGCTTTCTAATCCGAACGGAGCTCCTTGTTCACACCCCGGCCCTGGCATCCCTGTTCAGCCGCAGCCACCCATCGGAAGTGAAGTACCTGCTGGCGCAGCGATGCCTCCAGGCTGGCAG GGTGGCTGAGGCAGTGGAGCATTACCTGgatcttctggctctgctgcaggaggggccgcAGCACCAG gtgcccctgcaCGGCAGGTCAGCTCTGCCCAGGATCCCGGAGGTGTTCCTGGAAGCTGCGTCTGCCCTCGAGCAGCTTGGGAGGCACCAGGACGCCATAGCTGTGTGTGAGGAGATCATCAGTCGAACAGATGACCTGATCCCAGAGACGCTGCGGATCGAATTGGACTCCAGTGCTGGAGGGGAGGCGCCAGGTAGGGCAGGCTCCCCTTCACCTGGCATCCCGCCCCAGCAGAGAGAGAGCCTGCGCTGCATCGTGTGGAGGGCGGCTGCGTATCTGCACCAGGGCTGGGCTTGGACCAGGCTGGGGGAGAGCAAGGAAGCCATAACACGGTTTACCAG GTGCCTTAATGTCCTCCTGAGAGTCCAGCTCGTGAGCGCAG CTCCCATTCCTCTTCAGTGA